A region from the Methanothermobacter tenebrarum genome encodes:
- a CDS encoding GTP-binding protein, whose amino-acid sequence MKKTYIPKLDDILGGGIIDNASVMFSAVPGVDYEAFGYQMLNGRLGEGDKGFIFTNVAEPETIIYEFRSYGWDLEKFLKDTQAFFVDGTSPFMGLPSDAKYSIEDYSQVEDVILEAIEDVPDGIGIINNLSTLIDYLGEDETINIIKKWNSHGKKYNASLIYLFTKWDYNHDLIQNLKKSMDCVVEIKTIEERVIIGQGFMVAHSSWSEPSDTMVLFFVVQPGGVKVYIPKILVTGPYNAGKSTFVKKISKKSVSVDRKALSAFPTTIALDIGHLEYKGFIADVFGTPGQERFDLLLDVLGRESVGAFIIVDSTAPQTFARAKEMIRKAKAEAIPKVLIANKQDLPGALSPEEIREKMKLGEDIPIIPAIVTEGKGVTDALEALLGLLYGD is encoded by the coding sequence ATGAAAAAGACGTACATCCCTAAACTTGACGACATACTCGGTGGTGGTATAATCGATAACGCCTCTGTAATGTTCTCAGCCGTTCCTGGCGTGGATTATGAGGCGTTTGGCTATCAGATGCTAAATGGACGACTAGGAGAGGGAGATAAAGGTTTCATATTCACGAATGTGGCCGAACCTGAAACGATAATATATGAGTTCAGATCCTATGGCTGGGATCTTGAAAAATTCTTAAAAGATACTCAAGCTTTCTTTGTTGATGGAACTTCACCGTTCATGGGATTACCATCAGATGCCAAATATTCCATTGAGGACTATTCACAGGTAGAGGATGTGATCCTAGAAGCTATAGAGGACGTGCCAGATGGTATAGGTATCATAAATAATCTTTCAACCCTAATAGATTATCTTGGAGAAGATGAGACAATAAACATTATAAAAAAATGGAATTCACATGGCAAAAAATATAATGCCAGCCTAATTTATCTCTTCACAAAATGGGATTATAACCATGATCTAATCCAGAATCTTAAAAAATCCATGGATTGTGTGGTTGAGATTAAAACAATAGAGGAAAGGGTTATAATAGGTCAAGGTTTTATGGTGGCCCATTCTTCATGGTCCGAACCATCAGATACTATGGTACTATTCTTTGTGGTGCAACCAGGAGGAGTTAAAGTATACATACCCAAGATATTAGTCACGGGCCCGTACAATGCAGGTAAATCGACTTTCGTGAAGAAAATATCAAAGAAGTCGGTTTCAGTTGATAGGAAGGCTCTATCGGCTTTCCCAACCACTATAGCATTAGATATTGGACATCTTGAATATAAAGGTTTTATAGCTGATGTATTCGGCACACCAGGCCAGGAACGGTTCGACTTACTATTAGACGTTTTAGGTAGGGAATCGGTTGGTGCTTTTATAATTGTTGACTCGACAGCCCCGCAAACATTTGCAAGGGCCAAGGAGATGATAAGGAAGGCAAAGGCGGAGGCTATACCAAAGGTTTTAATCGCGAATAAGCAAGACTTGCCAGGGGCGCTTTCACCAGAGGAGATACGTGAAAAAATGAAACTTGGCGAGGACATTCCCATCATACCAGCGATAGTAACAGAGGGGAAGGGAGTTACTGATGCCCTTGAAGCTCTCCTAGGATTGCTCTATGG
- a CDS encoding roadblock/LC7 domain-containing protein → MTKTKKEKLDDVLSSFMQVGQIRASGIVSKEGLLINARTPPDVDARIFSALCSTIMGAAEAASGQMNTGAVDEITVRTERGIIILKPAGEKAILTALAEPDAQLGLLLVEMESRASQVEEILKEM, encoded by the coding sequence ATGACTAAAACAAAAAAGGAAAAATTAGATGATGTTCTTTCAAGTTTCATGCAAGTTGGACAAATAAGGGCATCTGGGATAGTATCCAAGGAAGGTCTTCTTATAAATGCACGCACACCCCCAGACGTGGATGCGAGAATCTTCTCAGCTTTATGTTCCACTATCATGGGGGCTGCGGAGGCCGCCTCTGGCCAGATGAACACTGGTGCAGTGGATGAGATCACCGTGAGGACTGAGAGGGGTATAATAATCCTAAAACCTGCGGGTGAGAAGGCTATATTAACTGCGCTCGCAGAACCAGACGCCCAGTTGGGTCTTTTACTCGTTGAAATGGAAAGTAGGGCAAGTCAAGTTGAAGAAATCCTCAAGGAGATGTGA